DNA from Thermodesulfovibrionales bacterium:
AGATTCTTAAAAAATTTAAGGTAAAACTGAGTCCTATTAAAAAAGAGATTTTAAAACTTAGAGAGATCAAGACAGCCGGTGAGATAGAAAGGATTAAAAAGGCAATAAAATTGGCTGAAGATGGATTTCTGAAAATAAAAGAAATGATCAGGCCTGGAGTAATGGAAAGAGATATAGCAGTGGAGCTAGAGTACCGGATGAAAAAACTTGGCTCAGGAAGACTTCCTTTTGAAGTGATAGTTGCCTCTGGAGAAAATTCAGCCCTTCCCCATGCCAGGTCATCTATGAGAAAGCTCCAACCAAATGATATCGTTTTAATAGACTGGGGTGCTGAGGCAGAAGGCTATTATTCAGACATGACAAGGACCTTTCTTATTAAAGGAAATAATTCAGAAGAGAAAAGAAAGATATACCGGATAGTTAAAGAGGCACAGGAAAGAGCCATCAGGACTATAAGACCTGGTGTTACGACCAGAGAGATTGACAGGGCAGCAAGGCAGTACATAGAGGGGAAAGGTTATGGTAAGTCCTTTGGCCATTCTACAGGTCATGGAGTTGGCCTTGATATTCATGAACTCCCGACTATAAGTATTTCTGGAAAAGAAAGGCTCAAACCAGGTATGGTCTTTACAGTAGAGCCAGGCATTTATTTAAGTGGCATGGGTGGAGTTAGAATAGAAGATATGGTCCTTGTAACTGACAGGGGTGTAGAGGTACTTACCAATCTGCCAAAGGAGCTTGAAGAACTTTAAGATGAATGAATCACTGAAAAGATTGAAATCAACTCTTGATTCCATAATCCTCGGGAAGGAAGATGTCACTAAGTTCTCCATAATAACACTCCTTGCCAGAGGCCACCTACTTATAGAGGATATCCCTGGAGTTGGAAAGACAACCCTTGCCTATGCCCTGGCAAAATCCACAAGCTGCACATTCCAGAGGATACAGTTTACAAGTGACCTACTTCCATCAGATATAATAGGAGTGAATGTCTACAATCCTGAAAAAAGAGACTTTGAATTCAAACCAGGTCCTATCTTCGCAAACATTGTCCTTGCAGATGAGATAAACAGAACCAATCCAAAAACCCAGTCAGCCCTTCTTGAGGCAATGAATGAAAGAAGGGTATCCATTGATAGAAAAACTTATGAGATACCTGAACCTTTTATGGTGATTGCAACACAGAATCCAATAGAATATTATGGAACTTTCCCCCTTCCAGAAAGCCAGCTTGACAGATTTATGATGCATCTAAGGATCGGTTATCCCGAGCCAGAATTTGAAAAAAAGGCACTACTGACTGGCTCAAAATTTGATGAGATAGAAAAACTCTCTCCTGTGATAAGTCCTGAAGAGATAAGGGATATGCAGAAGGCAGTGTCGGAGATAAGGGTTCATGAGGATGTTCTAAACTATCTCCATCATATTATTCTTGCTACAAGAAGAAATGAACAGATACGGCTCGGAGTAAGTACAAGGGGAGGTCAGTTCGCCCTTCAGGCTGCAAAGGCCCATGCATTTTTCAATGGAAGGGATTTTGTTACACCGGATGATGTAAAAAGGGTAGCTCCCCTTGTCTTTGGACAC
Protein-coding regions in this window:
- a CDS encoding MoxR family ATPase; this translates as MNESLKRLKSTLDSIILGKEDVTKFSIITLLARGHLLIEDIPGVGKTTLAYALAKSTSCTFQRIQFTSDLLPSDIIGVNVYNPEKRDFEFKPGPIFANIVLADEINRTNPKTQSALLEAMNERRVSIDRKTYEIPEPFMVIATQNPIEYYGTFPLPESQLDRFMMHLRIGYPEPEFEKKALLTGSKFDEIEKLSPVISPEEIRDMQKAVSEIRVHEDVLNYLHHIILATRRNEQIRLGVSTRGGQFALQAAKAHAFFNGRDFVTPDDVKRVAPLVFGHRIILKTKTYISDATELIKEIISKIPVPV
- a CDS encoding Xaa-Pro peptidase family protein — protein: MELLKKLMDKINADGIVLTDLKNIRYFTGFTGSSALCFYTKKEAFFITDFRYKEQSENEIKGWEIIIEKKKFNALKKLIKKLKLKKIAFESTISFEHLEILKKFKVKLSPIKKEILKLREIKTAGEIERIKKAIKLAEDGFLKIKEMIRPGVMERDIAVELEYRMKKLGSGRLPFEVIVASGENSALPHARSSMRKLQPNDIVLIDWGAEAEGYYSDMTRTFLIKGNNSEEKRKIYRIVKEAQERAIRTIRPGVTTREIDRAARQYIEGKGYGKSFGHSTGHGVGLDIHELPTISISGKERLKPGMVFTVEPGIYLSGMGGVRIEDMVLVTDRGVEVLTNLPKELEEL